The stretch of DNA CGTTCAAAAGTCCCTTCACCACGAATGGAATTATGTACTTCACCGACACCATCAACAGAAATATTCAGAATAACATTAGGGTGATCAGCATAATACTGAATATCTTCACGTGTAAATCGTGTCGCATTTGTAAGTACCCATATTTCAATAGAATGTTGAGATAGTTTGTCAATCATCTCTTTGAGATAGGGTAAAAGGGTAGGTTCACCACCTCCAATAACTACACGTTGAAATTTCTTTCGGATTGCAAAATCAGAGATGTGGAGTAGTTGTTCTCGTGAGAGAGTTTTCTTCTCTCTCGAAACTACAGGGCACATTCTACAGTTAAGGTTGCAACACGAAGTCACGCAAACTGTTATTTGTTCCCAGTTATAAAATTCGTCTGCCATTGTTTCTTAATAGGTAAAGTTATTAAAATTGTGATTGAAATTACATAAAGTATACCATTGAATATTAGTTGAATATAAAATAGAAAAGATATGAAACCTTGAACTGCTGAGATTTTTATGGCTTACGAAAAGGAAAGTTCTCGATTAATTCATTGGCAGGTTAGTAAACAATTAGAATTAACAGAAATTGTTTTTTTTCTAACAAACCGATGCAATCAACGTTGTTTAACGTGCTGGCAATGGGAGGAGGATTTTAAATCCGTAGGGAAAGAGCTCTCTGATGAAAAGTGGATAGAATTACTTTATGATGCTATCGGATTAGGTGCTCAGCATTTATATATTGTTGGCGGTGGAGAACCTATGGTTCGTGGAGCATTAGTCTTAAAATTAGCAGAGATAGCAAAACAACATGGGATGTTCTGTGTCTTACATACAAATGGGACACTGTTAAAAAGGGAGCAAATGGATAGATTCATCGAATTAGGTTGGGACCAAATTATTGTGAGTATTGATGGGCCCAGTGAGGCAATAAATGATGCAATACGAGGTGAGGGGACATTTAAAAAAGCAGTGGATAGTTTGAGTTATATAAATGAGCATCGGTGTTTTAAGCCACATCCGACTCCTGATTTGGGAGTTAACGTTACAATTACGAATAAGAATTACATGTATATTGAGGAAATGGTGTCTTTAGCTTCAAAAAATGGTTGTGGAGGAATTCATGCTACTCTTGTACAACCTTTTAATAAAAATGCTGAACAGTTTGTATTGAGTGACACTGAACAGAATGAGTGTATTATGTATTTAGAAAAAGCAAAGAACATGGCTGAAAATTTAGGAATGTATCACACATTTGATTCAGTTTTAAAGAGTTTGAACATACATAATGATGAAGTGGAAAAAGAATATGTGAAAGAAAATGGTATTAGAGAAGAAAAAGGGGAATTTATTGACACCTATTGTTTTGAGCCATTTTTATCTATGACTGTTTCTGCAGATGGCAAAGTCAGCCCTTGTTGTATGTTTTGGAATGAACAAAACCCTTCGGTATTGGAGTATTCGCTAAAAGAAGTCTGGGAAGGTGAATTTTTTAAGTTGCTGAGAACACAACTTCAAAAGAACAAAGATAGTTTGCCAGATATATGTGTTCGTTGCCCTTCTCAGTTGAGGAAAAGAACAGAGGGTATTAGAAATGAATTAATTCAAAAATATATTAATACCACAAAGAACCCAATATTATTGGCTCAGCGATTTGTAAAAAGGCTACGAAATGAGGGCTTACAATCTGCATTTCAAAGATTAAAGGAATGGCTCTTTTTGCAGAAGAAAAAGATACAGTTATAGTTAAATCCAATGCTATTGTTTTTTGGAAACCTGTTTTTTGCCTTTTTTCCAGCCGAAGAGATGAGATAATCGCTGGCAGATAGTAAGAAAAACAATTTCGATGGTGTTTTTTAACGGAAGGTTTTGTTGGGAGCATTTGTTTAATTGGTACTTTATATCTCGAATACCGCTTCGTATCCCTGTAGTAGGGGGTACCATTAAATAACCAGGCCAGTAGTTCTCATAAGACGGCATGTTCGATGGGTTTGGGTATAATTCGTCCATATTCAGTTCACGGTGGAGAACAATACTGCAACCGTAGCCGTAGTTATACCATGTACGTAAGAAAGAACGGAAATTTGTATCAAAGTCATGATACACAATAGCATCTTTTTGGTAAGCAAACCGCCAACCTTTTTTCCATAGATGAATGCTTGCAGAAATGTCCTCTCCACCTGGGTTACGTATGTCTTCAGCAAAACCACCGATATCTAATAAAGGTTTTTTTATGAAGGAACAATTACACGTAACTAAATAGTGAAGTTTTTCTGGGGGTTCTAATACATGATGGAATAAAGAATGTCTTGCAAAAACGGAGGCTTCTGATACTGCTTTTACACGTCCACCCACACCAACAATTTTATTAATGGGGTCAAGTGTTGAAATTAATTTTTTTAGCCAGTGTGGATGTACTCTACAATCCGAGTCTGTAAATGCAACGATTTCTCCATCCGCTACTTCTAAACCTTTGTTACGAGCAATACCAGGACCGCTGTTTTGTTTTAGTCGTATATATCGGAATTTATATGAATGCCATTTTTTTGACCATTCATGACAAACTTCGGGAGTTCTGTCAGTTGAGGCGTCGTCTACAATAATAACTTCATAAGGTTCATCATATTCAAGTGAATCAAAAGATGTAAGTAGGTGGTGCAACCGTTCAGAATCATTGTAAGCAGGGACTATTATAGACGCTTTGATTTCACTCATATTGTTATTTCATCCTGATTACTATCTTCTGGAAATGAAAATTGAATACCTCCGTCGAAAAGTAAATGAGAACCAGTCTGTAAATTGAAAACAGATTTTTGTTCAGGTGTTGCAATTGCTTGTATTATTCGCGCATGAAGTGAATATTCAGGGTTAATTGCAGACATTCGGAATGAATTTTTTTGGTGTGTAAATAAAAAAACGTTTGGTAATTTATTACCTATTGCATATATATATTCTGATGGGTTGTAATTTTTATTTAAATGGATATATTCTGTCTGTTCTGGCGGAATTTCAGTAAATTCCCCTGTTTCGAACGATGTTTTCCAGTGTTGATATGCATATATAAGACCAACGGAAATGTTATATTCTTCTAATGATAGTGGCTCCTTAACAATGAGCCATATTTTTGAGTATAGGAGATTTTCTTCGGTTTTAGGAAGTAATTCCCACTTTAAGCGGATCGGAAAGCGTTGGGATTCTCCTTCCCATATCCATGTGTCATTTTCTTTATATGGTGTGTTCCATAGAAATGTTTGGCTGAGAAACCACATCCCCTGTAGTCGAAATTGAGTATGGAGATGGACTGCTTGAGTAAGAAGTTTTTTATCTTTTTTTGATATGAATTCAATAAATCCTTCCCCTAATCTTGCTTCAATGTCTTTTAGTGTAATGGTTCGTTGTTGTATCCATGCTGTTTTCCATGCTTCATATTCTTCTTTTTCAGCGAGAGAAATTCTTATGTTCCCGATTTTATGTTCACCCATTTGAAGAAGTGAACTTGTCTCGGGAATTTGAAGATGACAACATATAAACCTTGACCTTCCTATATAGTCAGTATTGCCAATGGTTAAGGATGAACCTGGTTCAGAGGTTTCAAATTCTATTTTTAACAGAGGATATTCATCGGAGTTTAGGCTGGTTAATAGAAATGTAGAATTTTCACCAATTTTAGGTGGAACCATTGTTGTCCAGCCAAGATTTCCAGGGACAATCGGAGCAAACTTATTCTCATTTCCATTGTAGAAAAAGTGGTCATATATCTCTGGAAGAAAAATACGGAATTCTAATGCCTGTATTGGTATTTCTTTATTTAATTTATATCTTGCATTTAATTCAATATGTTTATTTTTAATTTCAACGTTCCATTTCCATTCCACAGGTAAACGATAAAGCGTTCCTTGGGCTATTAAGGATTGGTCTTCTCTTTCGGTTACAAGCCAGTCTCCCATAGAAGATGGGTGAACTTGTTGTAAGTGAACGAGAACGCCTTCTATCCCTAATGGAGATGTAATTTCCTTTTTATCATGAAATAGGGAAAGTTTACCGTGGCTGAAAATCGCCTCAATATTTTTGTTTGGTGAGGAAATCGTATGAATTCCCTCTGCTCTGCCAATTTGACGTAGGTAATAATCAATGGTAGCGGAAACAGAACCGCGATCGATAAGTTTTCCTTTATCAAGTAAGAATACTCTATTGCATAGGGCGTTAACCGTGCCAAGGTCATGAGATACAAAAACGATGGTTTTACCTTGTTCACGAAGTTCACCAATACGCTGACGACATTTTCTCTGAAATTCCTCATCGCCTACGGAAAGCACTTCATCCACCAGAAAAATGTCAGGATTGACAAATGAGGCGACTGCAAAACCAATGCGAACATACATACCACTGCTATATGTGTCAACGGGTTGGTCAATAAATTCACGGATACCTGAAAAGTCTATGATTTGCTCAATAACCTCATTGACCTGAGCACGACGCATTCCTAAAAGGCCAGCGTTTAAATAAATATTTTCTCTACCTGTCAGTAAGGGGTGAAAACCAGCGCCTAACTCCAGTAAAGAAGCCACTCTACCATATACAATGACTCTCCCTTCTGTAGGTAGAGTTACGCCAGCGATGATTTTTAAAAGGGTGCTTTTACCAGATCCATTTTTACCGATAATGCCCACTGTTTCACCACGATAAATATCGAAACTAACATTATTGAGGGCACGAAAATGTTCACTTTTTTTACCACGTATCCAATCTAATACCCCTCCCTGTCCTCGCAGGTCTCTGAAACCTCTGCGGATTGGGTATTCTTTAACAACATTTTTTATTTCGATAATAGGTTCATTCATTCGTTACATATAATCGGAAAAAGTAGGAGATTGTTTTCTAAATATATAGATGCCAATAAGTAATGAGAATATACTAACACATATAGTATAGACTAAAAATGAAGGTTGAGGTGCTTTACCATAAAGAATACATTCCCTCAAATTTGTAAGTATTCCTACCATGGGGTTCAAAATGTAAAGATGATAGAACCAATTTGGCAAGGTTTGATTCTCGCATGCTCTTTTCACCCATTCTACTGGATAAAACACAGGTGAAGCATAAAAGCCAAAGGTTAATCCAACATTTACCATGTTACCTATGTCTCTGAAATGAATGTATCCAGCAGAAAGCAGAAGTCCTAATCCTGCTGATAGACAAAACAGAATTGGAAGGATAATGATAAGCCAGAGAACATTAATTGTAATTGTTCCTTTAAAAAACAAGTGAATGATGATAAGAGTTATAAACCCGATAGATAAGTTGACCATAGGATAAATGATGGAGGAGAGAGGAACAACTTCACGAGGGAAAAACACTTTCTTTACAAGATTTTGATGGTGAATTAATGATAAGGTCGCTCCAGATACAGATGTTGAGAAATACTGCCAGAAAATTAATCCACATAGGATTTGAGTGGCCATTGGGATTTCAATGGTATCGGAGATAGTCAACCTCTGTTTGAATACAAATGAAAAAATAAAAAGGAGCAGTAACATCAACGTAATTGGCTCTATAATTGCCCATAAAAAGCCCAATATAGCATAACGGTATCTTGCTTTAATTTCACGCCAGACCAATCCCCATAAAATTTCCCTCGCTCTTATTAAGTCGATTAAAACGCGAGTAACTACTTTCTGGTCTTTACTATCATAATATATTTTATTTTTTGCTAAGTTCATATCCAAATCTAAACTATGGTTGATGTAGCCTTTTCTATTTTTTGAAACAAATAAATTATAATCAAAAAATAAGTTATATACTTTTTTAACAATGATTATAACTGAATTCTAACAGAATTTAGAATTGAGAAGAGATGTTTTTAATGTCTCCAGATGTGTATTAAACATTCTTACTATATCATGAAGGGGAAAGCGTAGTTTTAAAGATAAATTCAGGAATTCTTATATTTTGATAGTATATAGGTGTAAGAACGATATCATGTTCATTCTCAATGAAGTTTTGTCAAAGATACAATAAATAGATAATGTTATATTATATTATTTCATCTGCTCCTGTTTACGCATACCGCTTATAAGCGAAATAATTAAACTGAAAAAGAAAATATCAAGTAAGTATTTCCACCAATAGTTACTCTTTAATGATTTGCTACTGCATCCGCAACTATTTGTTTCTGGCTCTTCTGGTAAATCTTTGTTTCCTTCTTTATTTTCTTCTTTATTTCCTTCTCCTACTGTCCCTTCTCCTTCCATTCCTTCTTTATTTCCCTCTTCTATAGTATCAATTATCCCCTGGGTTGGTCCTAAGGAGCGTAGATATGGGTAACTTTGTCCGTCATCTATTGTCCAGACATTGTTGAAATCCCAACCTACATATGTGGCTTTTTGTTTCATTTCATTAGTTGTTTTACCTATTCCGCCGTCGGAAGTATTTAGTCCAGAAGTCGTCTTATTCCAATAAGAACTTGTTATTGTGCCTCCTTCGTTATAGCCTACTAACCCACCTAATTGTATAGAAGCTCCCTGAGCACCTGTCCCTTTCACTTGACCTATGGAATAACATCGTTGAATTGTGGAGGCATTATACCCTACTAAACCACCACCCAATAAACCTGAGTCTCCTTCGCTTCCAGGAGACACTTCACCATTTACAAAACTTGTAGAATAACATTCACTGATTATACAATTTTGGGAAGCACTGTCTTCATCTGATATGCTGTTAAAACCAACTAAGCCACCAACACTTGCGAATGTTATACCTGAAACACTCACGGAACCTGAAGAATAACATAGAGTTAATACTCCTCCATTTCCACCTATAAGTCCCCCTGCAAGAAGAAACTCTCCAGAGCTACTTACTGTCCCTATAGAATAACATCGCGTTATTGTTCCAAAATTAATACCTATAAGTCCGCCAGTAACTGGACCTCCCCCAGAACTATTTACTGTGCCTTTGAAATGACATTGCGTTATTGTTCCAAAATTAATACCTGTAAGTCCGCCAACAAAAGTGCCCGCTTCTTCTCTTCCTCCTCCATAACTATCAACTGTGCCTGTGGAATAACATTGCGTTATTGTCCCAAAATTAATACCTGTAAGTCCGCCAACAAAAGTGCCCGCTTCTTCTCTTCCTCCTCCATAACTATCAACTGTGCCTGTGGAATAACATTGCGTTATTGTCCCCAAATTTACGCCTGCCAATCCACCTATAGCCACATCATACATAGAGCCTTCTGTTATATCTATATTCTCTAACCCTAAATTATAAACCTCTCCTCCCTCGGCTATTCCAGCAAATAAACCGACAAATCCTCCTGCAGGATTATTGGTATTGATGTATAACCCAATAATTTTCTTATTATTACCGTTAAATTTACCTGTAAATGCATTAGCATCTCCAATAGGTTCAAAACCAGTGCCTCCATTCCAATTCCTTGTAGCAGTGGCATCTATGTCTTGTGTTAATTCATATTCGCCATTTAGCGGGTAAGCAGAGTCTTTACCAATTTTTTGTAATTTTTCAATTGTATCTATATATATTACTGCTTGTGCAGGTGGGACTATGAAAAATAAATAATAGATACTTAGAAGAATAATGAAAACAATGATTAGGTTTATATATCTATATTCCTTTTGAATATTAGCAAACGTAGACATTTTTGTTCTCCTTTTTTTGTCTATTACTTTACCAAAAATGTTACTGTTTAATAAAACAGCATCATAAAACGTATCTATTTGTTTATATTTATATTTATATGTTTTAAAGTTTTAAAATTTTATACCTTTTTAAAAATCATTTTTCAAATTGTTTTAAGATTCGTTGATTTGGTATATACCGAATTATTCGTTAAAAAGATGAGGACAGTCATCATGAAATAGAACTGATAACAGAGATATCTACTATTTGTTATTATAGTGGGTTACTTTTTGGTAAACTGGATATCTTAACCATATATTTTCACATTTAAGGTATATATAAGGCTATTAATGGTGAAACATATTGGATACAATGTTTAAAACAAGATTTTTTATTTATATAGGGATTTTTTTAGTTATAAGAATTTACATCACTATTTCAGGAGAAGGGCGTTATCCTTGTGTTTATTAATACAGTTGAGATATTTTCACAGCTATTTTATTTGGGTTGTGGAAATGGTGGTAAGGATTTCATTGGGTCGAAGGAACTTCCATCTCCACCAATTCCACTTGGTCCTGAAGGGGTTTGGACTGGTATTGGAGCCTGTTCAAGAGGGACTCCACCAGGGGATAAGAATGGTTCTACGAATTTCTCAATGTCAAATGGAGCTTGTTGCTCTTCTTGCTTTAGAGGCATAATTTCCTCAGTAGATACTTTGAATTCGTTATCTTCTATTTTCACTTTCCATATTTTACGGTTCTTTAATTTTTGAGGTTTTGGTTTCTCAACAGGCCAGGTACGACGGAATTCATTAAAATAACAGCCAATTTTATCAATTGGAATCTGTTGAAACTTTAGATTTTTCAATGCCAATGAGCGAATTTCTAACCAATAATCATCTTTTTCTGGGTAGAGAAAGAAAGGTTTAGCTATAATACTTGAATTGTCAAAACCTCTTTCTTGCCATTTTGAAAAAGGAATTTTTTCTGAATCATTTTTTTTGTAACTTTGCCAGGCAACTCTTACTTCTTTGCCAAAATGGTAAATAAGGTTAAAATCGAATTTATTAGTTTCTGGGTCAAATGGAGATAAGTGATATATCACAGCACTTTCTTTCTCAGTAGCCATATTAGAAATACCACAGAAGTCGTCTCTTTCATAGGAAATGATATTACGAAAGACTCGATTATTTGTGGGTTTTTTTCTATCATCTTGATATAGTGATAAGAGTTCTGGATAGCGAGTACTGTATGGGGGTTCTTTAGGTTTCATTGCTTCAAGTCGTTCGTCCATGACATCCCAGCAGTATGTCTCCCATCGTGCATCTATGTGAACGGCAGGTATGCAATCAACAAAGATATTATTTTCTACTAAATTATCCCGTCCTCCGCCTATCATGACACCACATAAAGGTACGCGATAGATTATATTGCCGTAAACAGTTACACCACTTGTGCAATCATCTAAATATATTCCCCAAGCCCATAGTGGAGATTCATATTGAAATGAAAAGTCGCCTTCTAAGGAGTCTTCATGTCCTAATCCGAAACCATAAACATCGTGGAATATGTTATACCGTAGGATATTCCCTCGATTTGTCCAGTCTCTACCCATATAGAAAGCACCAGCATCACCTGTTTCCTGGCATACACGATAGATACGATTATATTCGATGATATGGTCATTTCCCCCTAATATAATTGCGGAATGAGGTGAATCATGAATATCATTATTGGCTATTCGGTTTGATACACCATTTATTGATATTGCTGGATGGTAAGTTTTGAATATCTGGGCAAAATTATAAATGTGATTGTTTATTATTTGGTGTCCGCCAGGAGTTAATGTCTTTTTATCTCCGCCATTAACAGAAATGCCCGAACCACCCAATTCGAATAAATCACACCCTTCAACGCGATTATTTTTGCCCCCATTTATAGAAATGGCTGAACGATATATCCCAGACAAGGAAGATTTGGCTATTAAGCAGTGTTCTGAATTATTAATAACAATGCCTGTGTCATTTGAGCCGATAAAATTAATTCCAATAATGTTAATATAACGTGCATTTTTTATCTGGATTAGGTTGTTCAATGTAGCAAGTATATAGTTTTTTTCTGTACTTTGCTCGCGTAGAGGTGGATAATAATACAATTCATTTTTGTTACTATCAAAATACCATTCTCCCTCGTCATCTAAGAGGGACAAATGATTTTGTAAGAAGAAGCGTCTACCTTTTTTAGCTTCATAGTTGAATTCCCCATCAATTTCAATCGTATGCGTATTCATATCAATCGATTTTATCTTAATTATTTGGAATGCCCAATTGTAATTGGAGAAAGTTGCTATTTCTAATGGTGATACTTCAGTATTTGCAAAAATGGATGGTAAGAGTGAACACTGAAACGCATGTTTTGCATTTTCAGGGATTACATTTGTTATGAAAGCCCATGCTCCACCTGGTAATTGTTCCTCACTTTTATTTGGCCATCTTGCTAATGTTTGTATTTTATCGTTGAATAGTAATATTCTTGGTTCTGATTGAGGTTTTTCTATTGTTGTTTTATAAATGTTTCCCTGATAAGTCTCAAGATTATTAATTTCTTTTCCCCCAATAATTTTAACAGTTTCCCCTTTGTAATTTTGCCATAGTACTGGAAATTCTTCACTCCCAGAATCAGCTTCATTTAATTCTAATGGGGAAGAGAGAAAATAATTTCCTTGACGAATAAGAATAACCCCTCCTTTTTTTTCTCTTTTGGCTATTTCCTGACGAAGTGCATCTCGGGCTTTTTCTAAGGTGTTGAAAGGTCCATCTGACATGTCTGGTAATGGTTCGGGTAAAGTTCCTGACCAGGTATCATTCCCGATGGGTGATACATAAAAAATGGGATATGAATCACTATAAGGGTTAGGGGCAATAGCAAAGATAAAAGACAAAGTAGATAAAACAAATACTTTTTGATACATCTTTTTATATCTCCGTTCTAATGGTTGATTTTAATTCTGATTTGGTGAGTCGTTTTAACGTATCAATATATTCTTGGGACACAACAGGATGTTTCAAAAGTTTTTCTTGCTGAATCCATAAATTATTAAACCATAATATTGTTTTTTCATGACCTATTGTATGAATAAAAACATTAAAAAAATCATCTGGCTCATCAGGGAGTAAATGAAATTTTTTGCTTCCCCAACGCCAGGAGGTGTTGATTATTTTTGCAATCAATTCTTGGGATTTGATAGGTTTGATAACTTTTCTACATGCAATTAATTTAATTCTGTGCTGACTTGAGGAACTACGTTTTATAACAAAATCACCAGAGGCAATTTCTGGCAAAGCAATGCTTGTTTTACTTTGTTCATCATACAAACGAAGAATTATCTCAATAATTTTTGACTTTATTTGGTTCGTTTCCTTTATGGAAAAAGTATGTGGTTTTTCTACATTGGTAAAGAATTGCAAGTCTTTATTAACGCCGAGTTCATCATAGCCAGCAAGCCACTGGGTTAAATATGCATATATCTTTCGATGAAAATCTTTCCTCTTATATCGGTCAGGAAAGAAAAGATAATCTCCTAAAAAAGGTTTAACAACATATTCAGGACACCGTTTATACAGTGTGATTAAAAGGTTATGTTCTGCTTTTGCAACCTTTGAAAACTCTTCACCGTCTTTTGCTACAACAAAAGCAAAATAAGCATTTTTCATTCTTTGGTTTTCTGCTTTTAGTTGAAATATGAATTGATACTTTCCTTCTTGAAATAGATGAAATTTTAAAGAGGTTACTGGTGATGTCCCTAAAATTTTCTGGATTGTAGGTATAATAAATTTGTCTTTTATACTTAGATAAGTGTTAAATGAATTTACCAAAGTGTCGAACTGGTAAAAACGTTTTAATTCATTTCCCCAGTAATCAAACATAGGACGGAATCCCGTCCATAATAATTTGATGGGTATCCCTCCAAATTTTGGATGTGCTATTTTTTTCATCTTGTTTATAACCTATGTGTGCGGATTTTCTTTTTGATAATTACTTTATAGTTTAGTGAAATTATATTACTTTATGTGGTATGCTTTCTCTTTGGTTAATACAGAATAAAATCTAATTCCCTGTATTCTAATCATTTTATTTTTTCGTTTCAATTATAAATCTATTTTAGGAACTCCTCCTGATATTCGTATTATTTTACAAAATTATGAAGGGACATATTTTATTTTTCATCACGATAGTCTTTATGAGCATGGGTATTTGTTCTTTTTCGGAACAAGTGCCACAAATATCCATTCACCAGATTGAGAAAAGAATATATGTTCAAAAGCTTTTTCAAATTATGATTACCCTTCAAAATATAAAGAAGGAAACAGAACCTTATTGTTTTTTCCCTCCAGAGTATGAAAACAAAAATGAGAATTTGTTTTTGGAAGTAAAGAATATAAAAAGTAATGAATCGGCAGATAAGGTAAATTTAGAAATATGCATGGAAGGTGTTGCGAAAGAAACAGGGACGTATGAAATTGGTTCAATAAAAGTCCCTTATGTCCTTCTTTCAGGAGAATTAGAATCTGAATTTGTAAAAGATAATACAAGAGCCCTTCCAACATCCTATTGGGATATACCCCCAATTTACATTGAGGTCAAAAAAGATAATACAATGTATACATTAATTTTTGTTGGGGGTATTATTGTATTAGTAATTTTTGTTGGTATAGGTTTGTTTGTTTATAAGGGAAAAAGGGGTGAACAAGTGGTTCAATTGGAAATCACAGATGCCGAAGTTTTACACACAGCAAGGAAATTCAGGTTAGACGGAGATTATTATGAGTATTTCCGAACGTTATTGCATATAGTTCAAAGATTAAATGAAAAAGAGAAGAAGACAGAATTGGAAATGTTAATAAATAAGATAAATGAAAAGATGAACGATGTCGGATACAGAGGCTTCAAACCCTCTGAGACAGAGTTAGAATGGTTCTGGAAAGAGGTTGAAAATTGTATAGATAGGTATAAAAAACAAGAGTCTTAATGTATTATGTGAACATAGTTATTTAATAGAAAGGAGATAAAAATGTCAACCAGTGTTCAAGCAATAAGAGCACGTGTAGAACGATATGCAGATTTGATGAATCGTGTTCGGCAGGAGATAAGTAAAATCATTGTTGGTCAGCAATATATGATAGAGCGAATGTTGATAGGATTGTTAGCCAATGGGCACGTATTATTAGAAGGGGTCCCAGGGCTTGCAAAGACGACAGCAGTAAATACACTTGCAAAAACATTAGATTGTTTGTTCCATCGGATTCAATTTACCCCTGATCTTTTACCAGCAGATTTGATTGGGACATTGGTTTACAACCCTAAAACGGGAGAATTTACCACGAAAAAAGGCCCGATTTTTGGGAATATAATATTGGCAGATGAAATAAACCGTGCCCCAGCAAAAGTTCAAAGTGCCTTATTGGAGGCAATGCAAGAACGGCAGGTAACGATTGGCGATAACACATATAAATTGGAAGAACCTTTTATGGTATTGGCAACTCAGAATCCAATAGAACAGGAGGGAACTTATCCGCTACCAGAGGCTCAGGTTGACCGTTTTATGTTGAAATTAAAAGTTACATACCCAAACCGTAATGAAGAAAAAGCCATTTTGGAAAGGGTCGATTTGCTTCACCAACCTTCTGTTTCCACAGTTTTGTCCAAACAATATGTTTTAGAAATGCGTGAAGTAGTAAATCAGATATATGTGGATGAAAAAATAAAAAACTATATTGTTGATATTGTCCAGGCAACACGTAATCCAGATGTTTTCGGGTTAAAAATAAATCATTTAATTGAATACGGTGCTTCGCCACGTGCTTCTCTTTACCTTCAACAGACAGCTCGGGCATGGGCATTCTTACAAGGAGAAGGGAATG from Candidatus Hydrogenedens sp. encodes:
- a CDS encoding GLUG motif-containing protein; the encoded protein is MSTFANIQKEYRYINLIIVFIILLSIYYLFFIVPPAQAVIYIDTIEKLQKIGKDSAYPLNGEYELTQDIDATATRNWNGGTGFEPIGDANAFTGKFNGNNKKIIGLYINTNNPAGGFVGLFAGIAEGGEVYNLGLENIDITEGSMYDVAIGGLAGVNLGTITQCYSTGTVDSYGGGREEAGTFVGGLTGINFGTITQCYSTGTVDSYGGGREEAGTFVGGLTGINFGTITQCHFKGTVNSSGGGPVTGGLIGINFGTITRCYSIGTVSSSGEFLLAGGLIGGNGGVLTLCYSSGSVSVSGITFASVGGLVGFNSISDEDSASQNCIISECYSTSFVNGEVSPGSEGDSGLLGGGLVGYNASTIQRCYSIGQVKGTGAQGASIQLGGLVGYNEGGTITSSYWNKTTSGLNTSDGGIGKTTNEMKQKATYVGWDFNNVWTIDDGQSYPYLRSLGPTQGIIDTIEEGNKEGMEGEGTVGEGNKEENKEGNKDLPEEPETNSCGCSSKSLKSNYWWKYLLDIFFFSLIISLISGMRKQEQMK
- a CDS encoding radical SAM protein, producing MAYEKESSRLIHWQVSKQLELTEIVFFLTNRCNQRCLTCWQWEEDFKSVGKELSDEKWIELLYDAIGLGAQHLYIVGGGEPMVRGALVLKLAEIAKQHGMFCVLHTNGTLLKREQMDRFIELGWDQIIVSIDGPSEAINDAIRGEGTFKKAVDSLSYINEHRCFKPHPTPDLGVNVTITNKNYMYIEEMVSLASKNGCGGIHATLVQPFNKNAEQFVLSDTEQNECIMYLEKAKNMAENLGMYHTFDSVLKSLNIHNDEVEKEYVKENGIREEKGEFIDTYCFEPFLSMTVSADGKVSPCCMFWNEQNPSVLEYSLKEVWEGEFFKLLRTQLQKNKDSLPDICVRCPSQLRKRTEGIRNELIQKYINTTKNPILLAQRFVKRLRNEGLQSAFQRLKEWLFLQKKKIQL
- a CDS encoding ABC transporter permease produces the protein MNLAKNKIYYDSKDQKVVTRVLIDLIRAREILWGLVWREIKARYRYAILGFLWAIIEPITLMLLLLFIFSFVFKQRLTISDTIEIPMATQILCGLIFWQYFSTSVSGATLSLIHHQNLVKKVFFPREVVPLSSIIYPMVNLSIGFITLIIIHLFFKGTITINVLWLIIILPILFCLSAGLGLLLSAGYIHFRDIGNMVNVGLTFGFYASPVFYPVEWVKRACENQTLPNWFYHLYILNPMVGILTNLRECILYGKAPQPSFLVYTICVSIFSLLIGIYIFRKQSPTFSDYM
- a CDS encoding ABC transporter ATP-binding protein, translated to MNEPIIEIKNVVKEYPIRRGFRDLRGQGGVLDWIRGKKSEHFRALNNVSFDIYRGETVGIIGKNGSGKSTLLKIIAGVTLPTEGRVIVYGRVASLLELGAGFHPLLTGRENIYLNAGLLGMRRAQVNEVIEQIIDFSGIREFIDQPVDTYSSGMYVRIGFAVASFVNPDIFLVDEVLSVGDEEFQRKCRQRIGELREQGKTIVFVSHDLGTVNALCNRVFLLDKGKLIDRGSVSATIDYYLRQIGRAEGIHTISSPNKNIEAIFSHGKLSLFHDKKEITSPLGIEGVLVHLQQVHPSSMGDWLVTEREDQSLIAQGTLYRLPVEWKWNVEIKNKHIELNARYKLNKEIPIQALEFRIFLPEIYDHFFYNGNENKFAPIVPGNLGWTTMVPPKIGENSTFLLTSLNSDEYPLLKIEFETSEPGSSLTIGNTDYIGRSRFICCHLQIPETSSLLQMGEHKIGNIRISLAEKEEYEAWKTAWIQQRTITLKDIEARLGEGFIEFISKKDKKLLTQAVHLHTQFRLQGMWFLSQTFLWNTPYKENDTWIWEGESQRFPIRLKWELLPKTEENLLYSKIWLIVKEPLSLEEYNISVGLIYAYQHWKTSFETGEFTEIPPEQTEYIHLNKNYNPSEYIYAIGNKLPNVFLFTHQKNSFRMSAINPEYSLHARIIQAIATPEQKSVFNLQTGSHLLFDGGIQFSFPEDSNQDEITI
- a CDS encoding glycosyltransferase, coding for MSEIKASIIVPAYNDSERLHHLLTSFDSLEYDEPYEVIIVDDASTDRTPEVCHEWSKKWHSYKFRYIRLKQNSGPGIARNKGLEVADGEIVAFTDSDCRVHPHWLKKLISTLDPINKIVGVGGRVKAVSEASVFARHSLFHHVLEPPEKLHYLVTCNCSFIKKPLLDIGGFAEDIRNPGGEDISASIHLWKKGWRFAYQKDAIVYHDFDTNFRSFLRTWYNYGYGCSIVLHRELNMDELYPNPSNMPSYENYWPGYLMVPPTTGIRSGIRDIKYQLNKCSQQNLPLKNTIEIVFLTICQRLSHLFGWKKGKKQVSKKQ